Proteins from a genomic interval of Caldicellulosiruptor diazotrophicus:
- a CDS encoding ABC transporter substrate-binding protein — protein MRLKKFFVVMLVLAFVVTSVIGVVTGFGASSSKLPYVKLTWYVIGTPQKDWDLINQKVNEYIKPKLNAEIKMTMFDWGEYNDKLQTKIAAGEPFDICFTAIWTNNYRTNVAKGAFLPLNKPGNDLLSKYAPKTKKLLGDDFIKGASINGILYAIPANKEKAHNWGFIVRMDLVKKYKLEDMFKKVKKLEDLEPYLKVIKQKEPGIYPLGAYAGESPRFLLDWDKVVDDDVPVSLYPNNKSTKIVNELEQPNTKALFKTVRKYYLAGYIRKDAASVTDWMSDLKAGKVFVMPQSLKPGKDAEMSISTGYEWKQIDITPPVMSTRECIGSMQAINAKSKNPERALMFLELFNTDKYLNNLVNFGIEGQHYVFKDKAKGIIAPGPKAKDYSPGLGWMFGNQFINYIYENEDPNKWKNFEEYNKKALPLLSLGFNFDDSKVKTQVAACKNVWKQYIPMLETGSVDPDKYIPQAIDKFKKAGVDAIIKEAQKQYDEFLKKTGRKK, from the coding sequence ATGAGACTCAAAAAGTTTTTTGTGGTAATGCTTGTGTTGGCGTTTGTAGTGACAAGCGTTATAGGCGTGGTGACAGGGTTTGGTGCATCATCTTCAAAACTTCCTTATGTAAAGCTTACATGGTATGTTATTGGAACTCCGCAAAAAGACTGGGATTTAATTAATCAAAAGGTAAATGAGTACATCAAACCAAAACTAAATGCTGAAATTAAAATGACGATGTTTGATTGGGGCGAATATAATGATAAGCTCCAGACAAAAATTGCAGCTGGTGAGCCATTTGATATCTGTTTTACAGCAATCTGGACAAACAATTATAGAACTAATGTTGCAAAGGGTGCATTTTTACCACTCAATAAGCCCGGAAATGACCTACTTTCAAAGTATGCGCCAAAGACAAAGAAGCTTCTTGGGGATGATTTTATAAAGGGTGCATCCATCAATGGAATTTTGTATGCAATCCCAGCAAACAAAGAGAAAGCTCACAACTGGGGATTCATTGTAAGAATGGACTTAGTAAAGAAATATAAGTTGGAAGACATGTTTAAAAAGGTTAAGAAATTAGAAGATTTAGAGCCATATCTTAAAGTAATCAAGCAAAAAGAACCAGGTATATATCCGCTTGGAGCATATGCTGGTGAGTCTCCAAGATTCCTTTTAGACTGGGATAAGGTAGTTGATGATGATGTTCCTGTATCACTTTATCCAAACAACAAGAGCACAAAGATTGTCAATGAACTTGAGCAGCCTAATACAAAAGCACTATTTAAGACTGTAAGAAAATATTACTTAGCTGGATATATAAGGAAAGATGCGGCAAGTGTAACAGACTGGATGTCTGACTTGAAAGCTGGAAAAGTCTTTGTAATGCCACAGTCATTAAAGCCTGGAAAGGATGCTGAAATGTCCATTTCAACAGGCTATGAGTGGAAACAAATAGATATAACACCACCAGTTATGTCAACAAGAGAATGTATAGGGTCTATGCAGGCAATCAATGCAAAGTCTAAAAACCCTGAAAGAGCTTTAATGTTCCTAGAACTTTTCAACACAGACAAGTATCTTAACAACCTTGTAAACTTTGGAATTGAAGGTCAGCACTATGTATTTAAAGACAAAGCAAAAGGCATTATTGCTCCAGGACCAAAAGCAAAAGACTACAGTCCAGGACTTGGCTGGATGTTTGGAAATCAGTTTATAAACTACATCTATGAGAATGAAGATCCTAACAAGTGGAAAAACTTTGAAGAGTATAACAAAAAAGCATTGCCACTTCTTAGCCTTGGATTCAACTTTGATGACTCCAAGGTTAAAACTCAAGTTGCAGCATGTAAGAATGTATGGAAACAGTATATTCCAATGCTTGAAACAGGTAGTGTAGACCCAGATAAATACATTCCACAGGCAATTGACAAGTTCAAAAAAGCAGGTGTTGACGCTATTATAAAAGAAGCACAGAAACAGTATGATGAGTTTCTTAAAAAGACTGGAAGAAAGAAATAA
- the xylA gene encoding xylose isomerase — protein sequence MKYFKDIPKIKYEGPQSDNPFAFKYYNPDEIIDGKPLKDHLRFAIAYWHTFCATGSDPFGQATIVRPWDKFSNPMDNAKARVEAAFEFFELLDVPFFCFHDRDIAPEGENLRETNKNLDEIVSMIKEYLKTSKTKVLWGTANLFSHPRYVHGAATSCNANVFAYAAAQVKKALEVTKDLGGENYVFWGGREGYETLLNTDMELELDNLARFLHMAVDYAKEIGFDGQFLIEPKPKEPTKHQYDFDAAHVYGFLKKYDLDKYFKLNIEVNHATLAGHDFHHELRFARINNMLGSIDANMGDLLLGWDTDQFPTDVRLTTLAMYEVIKAGGFDKGGLNFDAKVRRGSFELEDLVIGHIAGMDAFAKGFKIAYKLVKDGVFDKFIDERYKSYKEGIGAKIVNGEANFKMLEEYALSLDKIENKSGKQELLEMILNKYMFTE from the coding sequence ATGAAGTACTTCAAAGATATTCCAAAAATAAAATATGAGGGTCCACAGTCAGACAATCCATTTGCTTTCAAGTACTATAATCCTGATGAAATTATTGACGGCAAACCCTTAAAAGACCATCTTCGTTTTGCTATTGCTTACTGGCATACATTCTGTGCAACTGGTTCTGATCCGTTTGGACAAGCTACTATTGTTCGACCTTGGGATAAGTTTTCAAACCCAATGGACAATGCAAAAGCAAGGGTTGAGGCAGCATTTGAATTTTTTGAACTGTTAGATGTACCATTTTTCTGCTTCCATGACAGAGACATTGCACCTGAAGGGGAAAATTTAAGAGAAACAAATAAGAATTTGGATGAGATAGTATCTATGATAAAAGAGTATCTAAAGACAAGCAAGACAAAAGTATTGTGGGGAACAGCAAACCTATTTTCACATCCGCGATATGTTCATGGTGCTGCAACATCCTGCAATGCAAATGTTTTTGCATATGCAGCAGCTCAAGTTAAAAAAGCGTTAGAGGTTACAAAAGATCTTGGCGGAGAAAACTATGTGTTCTGGGGCGGAAGAGAAGGATATGAAACACTTTTGAACACCGATATGGAGCTTGAGCTTGACAACTTGGCGAGGTTTTTGCATATGGCAGTTGATTATGCAAAAGAGATAGGGTTTGACGGTCAGTTTTTGATTGAACCAAAGCCAAAAGAACCAACTAAGCATCAGTACGATTTTGATGCTGCTCATGTATATGGATTTTTGAAAAAGTATGATCTTGACAAATACTTCAAGCTCAACATAGAGGTAAACCATGCAACTTTAGCAGGACATGATTTCCACCATGAGTTGAGATTTGCACGAATAAATAATATGCTTGGTTCAATTGATGCTAACATGGGCGATTTGCTTTTGGGCTGGGATACAGATCAGTTCCCAACAGATGTAAGACTTACCACACTTGCTATGTATGAGGTTATTAAAGCTGGCGGCTTTGACAAAGGCGGACTCAACTTTGACGCAAAGGTAAGAAGAGGTTCGTTTGAGCTTGAAGATTTAGTAATTGGTCACATTGCCGGTATGGATGCTTTTGCTAAAGGCTTCAAGATTGCTTACAAGCTTGTTAAAGATGGCGTATTTGATAAATTTATAGATGAGAGATACAAGAGCTACAAAGAAGGAATTGGCGCTAAGATTGTAAACGGTGAAGCAAACTTCAAGATGTTAGAAGAATATGCTCTTTCACTTGACAAGATAGAAAATAAATCGGGTAAGCAAGAGCTTCTTGAGATGATTTTAAATAAATATATGTTCACTGAATAA
- a CDS encoding ABC transporter substrate-binding protein, which translates to MKELFNKRHILSIGFFVPLVTTIVLIIVLILNTQKTVEESVTIENEELEVNTKIRFLSPWGGSDPYADTLSFVLQKFQEENTGITIVNESLFGDDFLIKLQTDFASGNPPDVFGLFPGSVRDLLIQRHQIADLTDVIKRDVKWYQSFYPNMWKYVTFNKRIYGVPLETIVECLFVNKDIFEKYNLQVPKTLNELINVSKILKSKGIIPIAFNAQPEGTYIYQNIIVSIGTKHDVENPIKNGKFSDPYIKALDYLKELYKVGAFPTNYYSLTSKQRNDLFLTKKAAMIVQGSWFIPKCDPKTVDIYFFPQVNGTDKKHLIYGLGGGTFYVSTQAWQDNTKRVWAIEILKYLTSEKVARIFVERTGLISNVKIKDQPNVKNPLRSKVEGLIKEANVFVAPPDHFVDRTVWEEVITKNIPYYLQGTISSKLFWEIAIKAWEENIKKLGE; encoded by the coding sequence ATGAAAGAATTATTTAATAAAAGACATATTCTTTCTATAGGTTTTTTTGTACCTCTTGTAACTACGATTGTGCTAATAATTGTGTTAATCTTGAACACTCAAAAAACTGTTGAAGAGAGTGTGACTATTGAAAATGAGGAATTAGAAGTTAACACAAAAATAAGGTTTCTAAGTCCATGGGGAGGGAGTGATCCGTATGCTGATACGCTATCGTTTGTTCTTCAAAAGTTTCAAGAAGAAAATACTGGCATAACTATTGTAAACGAATCTCTGTTTGGTGATGATTTTTTGATAAAACTCCAAACAGATTTCGCATCTGGAAATCCGCCTGATGTTTTTGGACTTTTTCCAGGTTCTGTTAGAGATTTGCTAATACAAAGACATCAAATAGCTGATTTGACAGATGTAATTAAAAGAGATGTAAAGTGGTATCAAAGTTTTTATCCTAACATGTGGAAGTATGTAACTTTCAATAAAAGGATTTATGGTGTTCCACTTGAAACAATAGTTGAGTGCTTATTTGTTAACAAGGACATATTTGAAAAATACAATTTGCAAGTTCCTAAAACACTTAATGAATTAATAAATGTCTCAAAAATACTGAAGAGTAAAGGGATTATTCCAATTGCATTCAATGCCCAGCCAGAAGGAACATACATATATCAGAATATTATTGTTTCGATTGGAACAAAACATGATGTAGAAAATCCAATAAAAAATGGAAAGTTTTCAGATCCTTACATAAAAGCACTTGATTATTTAAAGGAACTATACAAAGTCGGTGCATTTCCGACAAACTATTATTCACTTACCAGCAAACAACGAAATGATTTATTTTTAACAAAAAAAGCTGCAATGATTGTTCAAGGTTCATGGTTCATACCTAAATGTGATCCTAAGACAGTTGATATATATTTTTTTCCCCAAGTAAATGGTACTGACAAAAAACACTTAATTTATGGTCTTGGCGGGGGAACATTTTATGTGAGCACTCAAGCCTGGCAAGATAACACAAAAAGAGTCTGGGCAATAGAAATATTAAAATATTTGACATCTGAAAAAGTTGCAAGAATATTTGTTGAAAGGACAGGGTTGATTTCGAATGTAAAGATAAAAGATCAACCAAATGTCAAAAATCCTTTGAGGTCGAAGGTGGAAGGGCTTATAAAAGAAGCTAATGTGTTTGTTGCACCGCCTGACCATTTTGTTGATAGAACGGTTTGGGAAGAGGTTATTACAAAAAATATTCCTTATTATCTTCAAGGGACAATATCTTCAAAACTGTTTTGGGAAATAGCAATCAAAGCGTGGGAAGAGAATATAAAAAAATTGGGTGAATAA
- a CDS encoding helix-turn-helix domain-containing protein, with product MEKEVLNFEEAAEFLEISTKTLNQILKDEDIPARKIGREWRFSKHALLDWLGRGSSKDYFKNQTISRFEETRKGKTENLIFHAKEILDIISRERSITIENRRFDFPEDVEMEVKIKKRTDTIKFELEFEWQTDEKGEIESEE from the coding sequence ATGGAAAAAGAAGTTTTGAACTTTGAAGAAGCGGCTGAGTTTCTGGAAATCTCTACAAAAACACTCAATCAAATTCTAAAAGATGAAGATATACCAGCAAGAAAGATAGGCAGAGAGTGGCGTTTTTCTAAGCACGCTTTGCTTGACTGGCTTGGAAGAGGATCGTCAAAAGATTATTTTAAAAATCAGACTATATCTCGTTTTGAAGAGACAAGAAAAGGAAAGACTGAAAATCTCATTTTTCATGCAAAAGAGATTCTTGACATAATCTCTCGCGAAAGGTCTATTACTATTGAAAATCGAAGGTTCGATTTCCCAGAAGATGTTGAAATGGAGGTCAAAATTAAAAAAAGAACGGACACTATAAAGTTTGAACTCGAGTTTGAATGGCAAACTGATGAGAAAGGAGAAATTGAGAGTGAAGAATGA
- a CDS encoding sensor histidine kinase, whose amino-acid sequence MLKKMKLIFKSFIKYYRTISIDKKFLTISYIQIFIPIILIGVLSFRISSDLIFKKYVGYTSDVIKTARLRIVDKINELNSITQDILYQAELYNVLDKSIKNVDYYDDVTSLTNKFRKIILGHLDVQSIGIFTKDKKLCIVDNTSKEIGLDEIISSQISLEEIYKIAAKGNGKPVWYVTLLKKDKESKAAVLITRCINNPKTLKFEGILAVMVNTELFNKTFSELVAEKSQAIAVVGSGIFISTKGEINRGKILKFMSRAKNKNGVVTYTSSEYIVNILPIKQLDWYIVTSIPVKILFKDIEKLRMWLIVLCFLSFVITSAMSLMLSMDLLKPINAIVEATKKIRKGEYKTIENLERKDELGILIDNFNSMVVKINHLINSIYKEQITRKEAEIKVLQTQLNPHFLFNILESINWLAQLNGVSQISDVVIALSKLLEVNLKEEKFLTLEEEIKYITSYISILKINFGEENLKLEIDVDRKALKLRIPKLLIQPLVENSIFHGIRPKGFGRIFVGGYIWNDKLTIIVKDDGVGIPAEKLKGIRQDLENNSEVLLEQEERSYTRIGLVNVVKRLKLIYGKDADFSIESLPQRGTTIKIEILLDALSRVVEESLQEFSGEGEENNV is encoded by the coding sequence ATGTTAAAAAAGATGAAGTTGATTTTCAAGAGCTTTATTAAATATTATCGTACCATTTCCATAGATAAAAAATTTTTAACCATTTCTTATATTCAAATATTCATTCCAATAATCCTCATTGGGGTTTTAAGTTTTAGAATTTCGTCAGATTTGATATTCAAAAAATACGTAGGATACACCTCTGATGTTATAAAAACAGCAAGACTGCGTATTGTTGATAAGATAAATGAACTTAACAGCATAACTCAGGACATTTTGTATCAAGCAGAACTGTACAATGTTTTAGATAAATCAATTAAAAATGTTGATTATTATGATGATGTCACTTCACTTACAAACAAGTTTCGCAAAATAATCTTAGGACACCTTGATGTTCAGTCAATAGGTATATTTACAAAAGATAAGAAGCTGTGTATAGTTGATAACACTTCAAAAGAAATAGGACTTGACGAAATAATATCGTCTCAGATATCTTTAGAGGAAATATACAAAATAGCTGCAAAAGGAAATGGGAAACCTGTTTGGTATGTAACTTTGCTTAAAAAAGACAAAGAGAGCAAAGCGGCGGTCTTAATAACAAGGTGTATAAATAACCCTAAAACATTAAAATTTGAAGGAATTTTAGCTGTTATGGTAAACACAGAGCTTTTTAACAAGACATTTTCTGAACTTGTTGCAGAAAAAAGTCAGGCAATTGCAGTGGTAGGAAGTGGTATATTTATTTCAACAAAGGGTGAAATAAATAGAGGAAAGATTCTCAAATTCATGTCGCGGGCAAAAAATAAGAACGGGGTTGTTACATATACCTCAAGCGAATATATTGTCAATATTTTACCTATAAAACAACTGGATTGGTATATAGTAACATCTATTCCTGTTAAAATATTGTTCAAAGATATAGAAAAGCTAAGAATGTGGCTTATAGTTTTATGTTTTTTGTCGTTTGTAATAACGTCTGCAATGTCGCTGATGCTTTCAATGGACTTATTAAAACCAATTAATGCTATTGTGGAAGCAACAAAGAAAATAAGAAAAGGTGAATACAAGACGATAGAGAATCTTGAGAGAAAGGATGAACTTGGTATTCTAATTGATAACTTTAACAGTATGGTTGTGAAAATAAATCATCTGATAAATTCAATTTATAAGGAACAAATAACACGAAAAGAAGCAGAAATAAAAGTTTTGCAAACTCAGTTAAATCCACATTTTTTGTTTAACATTTTGGAATCGATTAACTGGCTTGCACAGCTAAATGGTGTATCCCAAATAAGCGATGTTGTCATTGCACTTTCAAAGCTCTTAGAAGTGAATCTAAAAGAAGAAAAGTTCTTAACCTTAGAGGAAGAGATAAAATACATAACCTCTTACATTTCAATTTTGAAGATAAACTTTGGTGAAGAGAACTTAAAGCTTGAAATAGATGTAGACAGAAAAGCTTTAAAACTTAGAATTCCTAAACTGCTAATTCAGCCTCTTGTAGAAAATTCTATCTTTCACGGCATAAGACCAAAAGGTTTTGGCAGAATATTTGTAGGTGGTTATATTTGGAACGACAAGCTTACCATAATTGTAAAAGATGATGGGGTGGGGATACCAGCTGAAAAATTAAAAGGGATACGTCAGGATTTAGAAAATAACAGTGAGGTTTTGCTTGAACAGGAGGAAAGGTCATACACAAGAATAGGGCTTGTGAATGTGGTAAAAAGATTAAAACTTATATATGGGAAGGATGCAGATTTTTCAATTGAAAGCTTGCCACAGAGAGGCACTACTATAAAGATTGAAATTCTGTTAGACGCTCTTTCAAGAGTGGTAGAAGAAAGTTTACAGGAATTTTCTGGTGAAGGGGAAGAGAACAATGTATAA
- a CDS encoding response regulator transcription factor: MYKIVIVDDDMLIRKGIRNVIRWKDIECEICAEASSGDEALKVIEEVKPDIVITDIKMPNMDGIELIERIRKIIPQCKIVILTAYREFEYAQRAIKYGAFDFLLKPTKVEDIINVVQKAINEIKKEKTIVEELEKINNILKEKLPILKENFLFNVIFEMISNEDEILQMASLYEIDIGKFLMILAECSTKEERERKNSHLYLLGISNMLNDFLSNNFTIYTIYLNNSQAVYIVNSNKEFEKEEEKKFFDLLSQLKKAAVECFNIDLTLAVSTCGNGIVQLPDKFKECIDAINYRFYFDEDDIIYYKDLSHFFMYMDDRKLKNLKNEILSSVRYGNYSNINNLLLELEETLKKSKADKQYIFNFYYLLLIEINMIKAQLSSAVNKSENPEMFEDIDYFNEIIKCKNLSELSSILRMSIQQTIEEVQKHNQNKMGSLIKKVIDYIKDNYNSGEISLSDISEKFFVSPSYLSRLFKKETGKNLSDFINEYRIEKAKHLLLTTDLKTYEVADRVGIPDPHYFSRLFKRYTGYSPSEYKEGIKLKGEKVSD; the protein is encoded by the coding sequence ATGTATAAAATTGTAATAGTGGATGACGATATGCTTATTCGAAAAGGAATTAGAAATGTAATAAGATGGAAAGATATAGAATGTGAAATTTGTGCTGAGGCTTCAAGTGGAGATGAAGCTTTAAAAGTGATTGAAGAAGTAAAACCAGATATTGTAATAACAGATATAAAAATGCCTAATATGGATGGAATTGAACTTATAGAAAGAATTAGAAAGATTATTCCTCAGTGTAAGATTGTGATTTTAACGGCTTACAGAGAGTTCGAGTACGCACAGAGAGCTATAAAATACGGTGCTTTTGATTTTCTTTTAAAACCAACTAAGGTGGAAGATATAATAAATGTTGTGCAAAAAGCTATAAACGAGATTAAAAAAGAAAAGACAATAGTTGAGGAGTTAGAAAAGATAAATAACATTTTGAAAGAGAAATTGCCAATTTTAAAAGAAAATTTTTTGTTCAATGTCATATTTGAGATGATTTCCAATGAAGATGAGATTCTCCAGATGGCATCTCTTTATGAGATTGATATTGGTAAATTTTTAATGATTTTAGCTGAGTGTAGTACAAAAGAAGAAAGAGAGAGAAAAAATTCTCATTTATATCTTTTGGGAATCTCAAATATGCTAAATGATTTTTTGAGCAACAATTTTACAATTTATACTATTTATTTGAATAACTCTCAAGCGGTATATATTGTAAATTCAAATAAAGAATTTGAAAAAGAAGAAGAGAAAAAATTCTTTGATCTTTTGAGCCAACTTAAAAAAGCTGCAGTTGAATGTTTCAATATTGATTTGACACTTGCAGTAAGTACGTGTGGTAATGGAATTGTGCAACTTCCAGATAAATTTAAAGAATGCATTGATGCAATAAATTACAGATTTTATTTTGATGAAGATGATATAATATATTATAAGGACCTTTCACATTTTTTCATGTATATGGATGACAGAAAGTTAAAGAATCTTAAGAATGAAATTTTGTCAAGTGTCAGATATGGAAATTACTCAAATATAAATAATCTCTTGCTTGAGCTCGAAGAGACCTTGAAAAAGTCAAAAGCAGATAAACAGTATATCTTTAATTTTTACTATCTTCTTCTCATTGAAATAAATATGATAAAAGCTCAACTTTCTTCGGCTGTTAATAAATCCGAAAATCCAGAGATGTTTGAAGATATAGATTATTTCAATGAGATTATTAAATGCAAAAATTTGTCAGAATTAAGTAGTATCCTACGAATGTCTATTCAACAAACTATCGAAGAAGTTCAAAAACACAACCAAAACAAAATGGGGAGCTTAATAAAAAAGGTGATTGACTACATAAAAGATAACTATAACTCAGGTGAGATTTCACTCAGTGATATTTCAGAAAAATTTTTTGTAAGTCCATCATATTTAAGCAGGTTGTTCAAAAAAGAGACAGGGAAAAATCTTTCGGATTTTATAAATGAGTATAGAATAGAAAAAGCAAAGCATCTTTTACTTACAACCGACCTTAAAACATATGAAGTTGCTGACAGGGTTGGTATTCCAGATCCACACTATTTTTCAAGACTTTTTAAACGCTACACTGGCTATAGTCCTTCTGAATACAAAGAAGGTATAAAACTAAAAGGCGAAAAAGTAAGCGATTAA
- a CDS encoding MFS transporter: MKNEMNNLEEKKILGIPWNAFIFGFVSFLNDFSSELTIRTLPLFLKNVLNAKTSVIGLIEGVADSTATILKIFSGYLSDKLNQRKWLVTIGYGFSALSKPLLYFANNWMFVLVIRFLDRVGKGIRTSPRDALIANTTKKEELGKAFGFNRAMDPAGAILALIVGSLIIYHTSKNTSKLTEHLFQILVLVSIFPVFIALFLIIAFAVDIKKQNSLTAKVNLSLKGFDKKFKLYLLTISIFTLGNSSDAFLILQAQNRGLTVLEIFLMLAAFNLITTLSSYPAGILSDRIKRQYLIVIGWIVYALIYLGFGLATKTYQIVALYILYGLYYGLTEGVEKALVADLVPPEKRGTAYGLYNGAVGIFAFPASLIAGLLWQYISPSAPFIFGAILAIMSSIMLLKVVTMKQEYF; the protein is encoded by the coding sequence GTGAAGAATGAAATGAACAATCTTGAGGAAAAAAAGATTCTTGGCATACCATGGAACGCTTTTATATTCGGTTTTGTAAGTTTTCTCAACGACTTTTCAAGCGAACTGACAATCAGAACTCTCCCTCTCTTTTTGAAAAACGTTTTAAATGCAAAAACCTCTGTAATAGGCCTTATTGAAGGCGTAGCTGATTCAACTGCAACAATCCTAAAAATCTTTTCAGGGTATCTTTCTGACAAACTAAATCAACGAAAGTGGCTTGTAACCATTGGTTACGGCTTTTCTGCACTTTCAAAACCACTTTTGTATTTTGCTAACAACTGGATGTTTGTTTTGGTAATAAGGTTTTTGGACAGAGTTGGAAAAGGCATAAGAACCTCTCCTCGTGATGCCTTGATTGCAAATACAACCAAAAAAGAAGAACTTGGAAAGGCATTTGGATTTAACAGAGCAATGGACCCGGCAGGGGCAATTTTAGCTTTGATTGTAGGCAGTTTGATAATATATCATACATCTAAAAACACCTCGAAACTCACAGAGCATCTATTTCAGATTCTTGTTTTAGTATCAATCTTTCCAGTCTTTATTGCACTTTTTTTAATAATTGCATTTGCAGTAGATATTAAAAAACAAAACTCATTGACCGCAAAGGTTAACCTTTCATTGAAAGGATTTGATAAAAAGTTTAAACTGTATCTCTTGACAATCTCCATCTTTACCCTTGGAAATTCTTCAGATGCATTTTTGATACTCCAGGCTCAAAACAGAGGATTGACAGTTTTAGAAATATTTTTGATGTTGGCCGCATTCAATTTGATAACAACTCTCAGCAGCTATCCTGCTGGAATTTTGTCAGATCGAATAAAACGCCAATATTTGATTGTGATAGGCTGGATTGTTTATGCCTTGATATATTTAGGTTTTGGACTTGCAACAAAAACATATCAAATAGTTGCACTGTACATTTTGTACGGTCTTTATTATGGACTTACAGAAGGTGTTGAAAAGGCATTAGTTGCAGATTTAGTCCCCCCTGAGAAAAGAGGCACAGCTTATGGTCTCTACAATGGTGCTGTTGGAATTTTCGCCTTTCCAGCAAGTTTGATTGCAGGACTTTTGTGGCAATATATAAGTCCTTCTGCACCATTTATATTTGGTGCTATTCTTGCTATTATGTCCTCAATAATGCTTCTTAAAGTAGTGACCATGAAACAAGAATACTTTTAA